The following coding sequences lie in one Microvirga sp. 17 mud 1-3 genomic window:
- a CDS encoding NAD-dependent epimerase/dehydratase family protein has product MNGPLIALTGATGFIGRHLLAELPKRGYRVRVLLRRPAEVPSGATSAVIGDIAQPFNMAAALRDVDAVIHSAGLAHAMSGLPEDDYRAINTQGTLGLARAAERAGVRRFVFLSSIRAQSGPVSETILTEAMAPHPTDPYGRSKLEAEEGLARLGLDWAALRPVLVYGPGVKGNMASLMALARSPWPLPLGGLKARRSLLALDNLTAAVEAVLRAPGPLRRPFIVADPEPVTVPEIVTALRAGLGRGPGLLPVPAPLLKMAATSMGRREAYERLAGSLVASPAALAELGWVPVTTTPDGLRRLAAEPPSSGG; this is encoded by the coding sequence TCATCGGCCGTCATCTCCTCGCGGAGCTGCCGAAGCGGGGCTATCGGGTCCGCGTGCTGCTGCGCCGTCCCGCCGAGGTGCCGTCGGGCGCCACGAGCGCCGTGATCGGCGACATCGCGCAGCCCTTCAACATGGCCGCGGCCCTGCGGGACGTGGACGCGGTGATTCATTCGGCGGGCCTCGCCCATGCCATGTCGGGCCTGCCCGAGGACGATTACCGGGCCATCAACACGCAGGGCACCCTCGGCCTCGCCCGGGCGGCGGAGCGTGCAGGCGTCCGGCGCTTCGTGTTCCTGTCGTCCATCCGGGCCCAGAGCGGCCCCGTATCCGAGACGATCCTGACCGAGGCGATGGCGCCGCATCCGACCGATCCTTACGGCCGCTCGAAACTGGAGGCCGAAGAGGGGCTCGCCCGGCTCGGGCTCGACTGGGCGGCCCTGCGGCCCGTTCTGGTCTACGGGCCCGGCGTGAAGGGCAACATGGCGTCCCTGATGGCGCTCGCCCGCTCGCCCTGGCCCCTGCCGCTCGGCGGCCTCAAGGCACGGCGCTCGCTGCTCGCCCTCGACAACCTGACGGCGGCCGTGGAGGCTGTCCTGCGGGCACCGGGGCCCTTGCGGCGGCCCTTCATCGTGGCGGATCCGGAGCCCGTGACGGTGCCCGAGATCGTGACGGCCCTGCGGGCCGGCCTGGGCCGTGGCCCTGGCCTGCTTCCCGTTCCAGCCCCTCTTCTGAAGATGGCCGCAACGTCCATGGGGCGCCGCGAGGCCTATGAGCGGCTCGCGGGTTCTCTCGTGGCGAGTCCGGCGGCCCTGGCGGAGCTCGGCTGGGTTCCGGTTACGACGACGCCCGACGGGCTGCGGCGGCTGGCAGCGGAGCCTCCTTCGTCCGGCGGCTGA